One Dietzia sp. JS16-p6b genomic window carries:
- a CDS encoding sugar porter family MFS transporter has translation MSTPNVSAKSSDEESFHTGRVVIISLVAALGGFLFGFDTAVINGAVDAVQESFGMNAGLTGFVVSSALLGCIAGAYLAGRLADRWGRTRVMVLASALFTASALGSGLAFGPWDLIIWRVVGGLGVGAASVIAPAYIAEVAPPSIRGRLGSLQQLAIVSGIFVALLSDAWLASVAGGAIEELWMGIQAWRWMFLTELVPAVTYGVLALMIPESPRYLLAKGLVSEARDVLRTIQSSGVDNRITEIRATVRQERKRSWQDMLTPGGRNLLPIVWIGVILSVFQQAVGINVIFYYSTSLWQSVGFTEADALTQTAITSVTNIVVTIVAIALIDKIGRRKLLMTGSVGMTVSLAVMAAMFSTATMGPGADGELAPQLGDTQGLVALIAANGFVVFFGMSWGPAVWVLLGEMFNNRIRTAALGLAAAAQWLANFAVSTAFPPMAEFSLTFTYGFYAVSALLSLLFVARFIPETTGRSLEDME, from the coding sequence ATGTCCACACCGAACGTCTCGGCCAAGAGCTCGGACGAGGAGTCCTTCCACACCGGGCGGGTGGTGATCATCTCCCTGGTCGCAGCGCTCGGCGGGTTCCTGTTCGGATTCGACACCGCGGTCATCAACGGGGCGGTGGACGCCGTCCAGGAGTCGTTCGGGATGAACGCCGGGCTCACCGGGTTCGTGGTCTCCTCGGCGCTGCTCGGATGCATCGCCGGTGCGTACCTCGCGGGCCGCCTCGCCGACCGCTGGGGACGTACCCGCGTCATGGTCCTGGCGTCGGCGTTGTTCACCGCGAGCGCACTCGGGTCCGGACTCGCATTCGGCCCGTGGGATCTCATCATCTGGCGCGTGGTCGGCGGGCTGGGCGTCGGCGCCGCCTCGGTCATCGCTCCGGCCTACATCGCGGAGGTGGCCCCGCCCTCGATCCGCGGTCGCCTCGGTTCCCTCCAACAGCTCGCGATCGTCTCCGGCATCTTCGTGGCCCTGCTCTCCGACGCCTGGCTGGCGTCCGTGGCCGGCGGCGCGATCGAGGAGCTCTGGATGGGTATCCAGGCCTGGCGCTGGATGTTCCTCACCGAGCTGGTGCCCGCCGTCACCTACGGGGTGCTGGCACTCATGATCCCCGAGTCCCCCCGCTATCTGCTGGCCAAGGGGCTGGTCAGCGAGGCGAGAGACGTGCTGCGCACCATCCAGTCGAGCGGCGTCGACAACCGGATCACAGAGATCCGCGCAACGGTTCGCCAGGAGAGGAAGCGGTCCTGGCAGGACATGCTCACCCCGGGTGGCCGGAACCTCCTGCCGATCGTGTGGATCGGCGTCATCCTGTCGGTCTTCCAGCAGGCCGTCGGCATCAACGTGATCTTCTACTACTCCACCTCTCTGTGGCAGTCGGTCGGCTTCACCGAGGCGGACGCGCTCACCCAGACCGCGATCACCTCGGTCACCAACATCGTGGTGACGATCGTGGCCATCGCGCTGATCGACAAGATCGGCCGTCGCAAGCTGCTCATGACGGGATCGGTGGGCATGACCGTCTCGCTCGCGGTGATGGCCGCGATGTTCAGCACCGCCACGATGGGCCCGGGGGCCGACGGCGAACTCGCACCCCAACTCGGCGACACCCAGGGGCTCGTCGCGCTGATCGCCGCCAACGGCTTCGTCGTGTTCTTCGGTATGTCGTGGGGCCCGGCGGTGTGGGTGCTGCTCGGCGAGATGTTCAACAACCGCATCCGCACGGCGGCGCTCGGTCTGGCCGCCGCCGCCCAATGGTTGGCGAACTTCGCGGTCTCCACGGCGTTCCCGCCGATGGCCGAGTTCAGCCTCACGTTCACCTACGGCTTCTACGCGGTGTCTGCGCTGCTGTCGTTGCTGTTCGTGGCCAGGTTCATCCCCGAGACCACCGGCCGCTCGCTCGAGGACATGGAGTAA